From a region of the Kwoniella newhampshirensis strain CBS 13917 chromosome 11, whole genome shotgun sequence genome:
- a CDS encoding 60S ribosomal protein eL20, which yields MGRFTEYSVVGRTLPTESDPAPKLYRMRIFAPNEVVAKSRYWYYLRQLKKAKKANGEIVAINVIHEAKPLKVKNFAIWLRYDSRSGTHNMVKEFRALSRAEAVEAMYQDMAARHRARFRNVQILRVAEIEKKDDIRRPYIKQLLEPGLKFPLPHRRTKSKAWFAANRPSTWA from the exons ATGGGCCGTTTCACCGAATACTCTGTTGTGGGCCGAACCCTCCCCACCGAGTCGGACCCCGCTCCCAAACTCTACCGAATGAGGATCTTCGCCCCCAACGAGGTCGTCGCCAAGTCTCGATACTGGTACTACCTCCGACAGTTGAAGAAGGCTAAGAAGGCCAACGGAGAGATCGTTGCTATCAACGTT ATCCACGAGGCCAAGCCTTTGAAGGTCAAGAACTTTGCTATCTGGCTCCGATACGACTCTCGATCCGGTACACACAAC ATGGTCAAGGAGTTCCGAGCCCTTTCCCGTGCCGAGGCCGTCGAGGCCATGTACCAGGACATGGCCGCCCGACACCGAGCTCGATTCAGGAATGTCCAAATCCTCCGAGTCGccgagattgagaagaaggacgacaTCAGGAGGCCGTACATCAAGCAGCTCCTCGAGCCCGGACTCAAATTCCCTCTCCCCCACCGAAGGACCAAGTCCAAGGCTTGGTTCGCCGCCAACAGGCCT TCCACTTGGGCGTAA